In one window of Streptomyces sp. FXJ1.172 DNA:
- a CDS encoding PH domain-containing protein produces the protein MGAEGRVPVTERRLHPVTPFRRAWAPVAVLVGWAAHDPNGAQEQLARLTDTMLLLGLAVLVPTAGLYGFLSWWCTHFAVTDSELRIRTGLLFRRTAHIRLERIQAVDVSRPLLARVAGVAKLRIDVVGADKKDELAFLGEQEARALRAELLARAAGFAPETAHEVGEAPALELLRVPPRALALSLALTAAPWGSLCAALVVPGVLWLTTHNLWTVLATALPLLGGAGASSVRRFVAEFDWKVGESPDGLRIDHGLLDRTHETVPPGRVQTVRIVEPLLWRRLGWVRVELQVAGSANSVLIPVAPRAVAESVVARVLPGVTVPQELSRAPRRARWCVPVWWRGHHLAVTGTVFAARHGLLRRSLSLVPHAKVQSVRLTQGPWQRLWRLADVHVDNGAGKSVTARLRDAEDAVRLLHDQAERSRTGRRDARPDRWMT, from the coding sequence ATGGGTGCCGAGGGGCGCGTCCCCGTGACCGAGCGCCGGCTGCACCCGGTCACGCCCTTCCGCCGGGCGTGGGCGCCGGTGGCCGTACTCGTCGGCTGGGCGGCGCACGACCCGAACGGCGCGCAGGAGCAACTGGCGCGGCTGACCGACACCATGCTCCTGCTGGGGCTCGCGGTCCTGGTGCCGACGGCAGGCCTGTACGGCTTCCTGTCCTGGTGGTGCACGCACTTCGCGGTCACCGACTCCGAACTGCGCATCCGTACCGGCCTGTTGTTCCGGCGCACCGCGCACATCCGGCTGGAGCGCATCCAGGCCGTGGACGTCTCCCGTCCCCTCCTCGCGCGCGTGGCGGGCGTCGCCAAGCTGCGGATCGACGTCGTCGGCGCCGACAAGAAGGACGAACTGGCCTTCCTCGGCGAACAGGAGGCGCGCGCCCTGCGCGCGGAGCTGCTCGCGCGCGCGGCGGGCTTCGCACCCGAGACAGCGCATGAAGTCGGCGAGGCACCGGCGCTCGAGCTACTGCGCGTACCCCCTCGCGCGCTCGCGCTGTCCCTGGCGCTGACGGCCGCCCCCTGGGGCTCGCTGTGTGCCGCACTCGTCGTACCGGGCGTGCTGTGGCTCACCACCCACAACCTGTGGACCGTCCTCGCGACCGCCCTGCCGCTGCTGGGCGGGGCCGGCGCGAGCAGCGTGCGCCGGTTCGTCGCCGAGTTCGACTGGAAGGTGGGCGAGTCCCCGGACGGGCTGCGCATCGACCACGGGCTGCTCGACCGTACGCACGAGACGGTGCCGCCCGGCCGGGTGCAGACCGTGCGGATCGTGGAGCCGCTGCTGTGGCGGCGGCTCGGCTGGGTGCGGGTGGAACTGCAGGTGGCCGGGTCCGCCAACTCGGTGCTGATACCCGTCGCCCCGCGCGCGGTCGCCGAGTCGGTCGTCGCGCGCGTGCTGCCGGGTGTGACGGTGCCTCAGGAGTTGTCGCGGGCGCCTCGGCGGGCCCGGTGGTGCGTACCGGTGTGGTGGCGCGGCCACCACCTCGCGGTCACCGGCACGGTGTTCGCCGCCCGGCACGGTCTGCTGCGCCGCAGTCTCTCGCTGGTGCCGCACGCCAAGGTGCAGAGCGTACGGCTCACCCAGGGGCCCTGGCAGCGCCTCTGGCGGCTCGCCGACGTCCATGTGGACAACGGGGCCGGAAAGTCCGTGACGGCCCGCCTGCGGGACGCCGAGGACGCCGTACGGCTCCTGCACGACCAGGCCGAGAGGTCCCGCACCGGCCGCCGGGACGCCCGCCCGGACCGCTGGATGACGTAG